GTCCGAGTTCATTTCGCAGAGACTTCACAGCCGCAATTTCACCGGCGAAAAGAGAGGCGCCCATGCCCTCTTCCTGAAACCGCTCGATATCTTCCGGACCGTAGATGCTTTCGACGCCTTCCGGGAACGGATACTGGAAATCGTTGACCATCTTGCAGATGTCCCAGTCATATTCCCGTTGGTAGACCAGATGCCGTCGAGCATGCTCCTCCCCGCCCAGCGTTTCCGTCATGAAATGCGTCCAGCAGGTTCGCGGTGCGCGATCCACCGGCTCATTTGCGACCGCCGCGAGAAATCGTTCTCTCTTGTTCATGAAATAACTGCCTCTGCTGAAATCAACTTCCATATCGATATGATACCGGTAACATTCCTGTCAACGGGTGACTTTGGATTATTTTTGACAGACTAGTCAGGCTATTTGACGAGGGAATTCGTTTTGCGCTATAAGTACTATAGTGGAGTTGTGATACCGGTATCTTTTCGGATTGCTTTGCCATGGAGACGCCATCACAGCGGAGACAAGATGCAAAATCCAACATCCAAAGCCACGATGAAGGACGTCTCACGTCTGGCGGGCGTCTCGAAAATGACGGTATCCCGCACACTGGCCGACCCGTCTCTCGTGTCGGCTGACACGCGCGAACGCGTGATGAGGGCAATCGAACAACTGGGCTACGTACCCGACAAGGTGGCGAGCGCCCTCTCATCCAGGCGCACCAAGTTTGTCAGTCTTATTCTCCCGACGCTGACCAACTCGAACTTCGCCGGCACCGCTCAGGGACTTGCGACCGCGCTGCGGGCAGAAGATTACCAACTGCTTATCGGCTACACTCTCTACAGTCTCGAAGAGGAGGAGCGCCTGGTCAGAACCATGCTGGCCCGGCGTCCCGATGCAGTGGTGCTCGCCAGTACGACGCACACCAAAGCGACGACTGAGATGCTGTTGCGCGCGCATGTTCCGGTCGTGGAAATATGGGATATTCCCGACCGGCCGATCGACTATGCGATAGGCTTTTCCAATTTCGAGGTTGGCCGACTTGCCGCCCGGTATCTGATTTCACTGGGCCACCGCCGTATCGCCGCGATGGGGCATCGCAATGATTGCGAGGCGCTCGATGTGCGTGGGGAAAACAGATTGAATGGCTTTGCTGCCGCCTTGCGGGAAGCAGGGCTGCCTGACGATCTTGTCGTTCGCAATTGCATTGCCCCCGCCTCCTATGCCCATGGCGCGGAGTCCATAGGCGTGGTGCTTGAGCGCGCGCCCGATGTCGAGGCGGTGTTCGCGGTTGCGGACATCTCGGCGGTTGGCGCCTTGATGGAATGCCACCGCCGTCACATCAAGGTGCCCGAACAGATCTCGATTATCGGTTTCGGTGATTTCGATATAGGCCGGCAATGTGTCCCGTCGATCTCGACGATACGTGTCGACGCGGAGGACATCGGACGTCGAACAGGTGAACATCTTTTACGGGTGATCGGGTCCGAATCCGGGCGGTCGGATAGTTCGTCTTCCCATGTGGAGGACGCTGGTTTCACGCTTCTTCCGCGTGAGACGACCATGTTGAAAGTCCGCACCGATACCGGTGTTACAGAGCAATTGGCCGATTGATGGCGATGGCCTCCATCGCGAAATAGGATGTGACCGTCTCCAGATCAAGTTTGTCGATCAGGCGTTGATAGACGTCATCGTAGCTCTTCATGTCGCGGGTCACGATCCTCAGAAGATAGTCGTAGTCACCGCCAATCCTGTAGAAATCCGTAATGTCCGGTATCGAACTGACATGCGCGCGAAAGCGCTGCAGCCATTCGGCCGAGTGGCTGCGCGTGCGGATCACGGCGAAAACCACAAGGCCGTATCCCAGCGCCTGTGCATTCAACCGGACGGTTTGGCTTTCGATGATGCCGCTTTCCTCCATGCTCCGGATACGGCGCCAGCAAGCGTTTTGTGAAAGGCCGACCTTTTCCGCCAGCTCCCGCTGGGACTGAGCCGCATCGCGCTGCAACTCTCCTAGAATCTTCGTATCAATTTCATCGATTTTTGGCATGATCTTTGGGTCAATTTCTCGAATATTGCCCACATGCCCGCATATTTTGAGAAAAACTCTCATAATTTCAATTATATTTTCGCGAGGTTCAACGTTGTCGCGCTTCGGGGATCACAATGAAGGCAATTTCCACACACTCGGCGCCTGCCGCAGTCGGGCCCTATTCACAGGCCGTACTCCACGATGACATGCTGTTGGTCTCCGGGCAGCTACCCATCGATCCCGTCAGTGGAACGATTTCCGCAAATGACCCGGCGGAACAGGCTCGCCAGTGTTTCGCCAATATTGCCGCCATCGCTCAGGCGGCGGGCACTGATATGGCGCGTTGTCTGCGCACGACGATCATGCTGCGGGACATGGCTCACTTTACCGAAATCAACACGGTCTACGGAAGCGTCTTCACTGAACCATATCCCGCCAGAATTGCATTTGGAGTCGCCGCCTTGCCGAAAGGCCGCGCTTGTCGAAATCGAGGCAACGTTCGCTGTCTGCTCTTCGCGGGAGGATGCATGAAAATGATGGAAGTACCTGAACTGGAATGGGCGGACTATGCCTCCTCCCGGAGGCCGGCTTTGCAGACTCTGAACCGTGATTGGGCAAATCACGCGATCGAACTGTTGCAATGTGACGGTTGACGTTCCGCCGATACTCATCTGATCAATCCCGGCCTCCCTGCCCTGAAGGGGATTTCGCTCTATCTGAAGGACGAATCCACACACCCGACAGGCAACCTGAAGCACCGCCTTGCCAGATCGCTGTTTCTCTATGGTATTTGCAACGGACATATTGGGCAAGCAACGACTCTGGTCGAAGCGTCATCCGGGTCGACTGCCGTATCGGAAGCCTATTTCGCCCAGCTTTTGGGCCTTCCCTTCATAGCCGTGATGCCACGCGCAACCTCACAGGTAAAGGTGAGCGCCATCGAGCGCATGGGATGACACCGCCATTTCGTGGATTCCTCATCGCAAGTCTATGAGGCCGCGGCGAACATAGCGCGGGAAGCAGGCGGTTATTATCTGGACCAGTTTACGAACGCAGAACGTGCGACGGACTGGCGCAGCAACAACAATATTGCCGAAAGCATATTTCGGCAGATGTCGAGCGAACCGCACGCCAGCCCGGAATGGGTAGTGATGAGTGCGGGTACTGGTGGCACAGCGGCAACGATCGGTCGCTACATCCGTTACAAGAGCCTGCGTTCGCGCCTGTGTGTCGCCGACGTGGAAAACCCGGTGTTCTTCGATGCGTACAGGAACGGCAATCCTGGCGCCGTCTCCACGGTTCCATCCCGGATAGAGGGTATAGGCCGGCCGAGAATCGAACCCTCGTTCATCCCGGGCGTGATCGATTGCATGGTAAGAATACCGGACGCTGCCTCAATCGCTGCCGCTCACATTCTGTCCGAGAGGCTCTTTCGTCGCGTCGGAGGCTCAACCGGTACGAATTTCATAGCCTTGCTGAATCTTGCAGCGTCGATGCTGCCTGAAGGGAAGGAGGGCTCTCTCATCACCTTGATCTGCGACAGCGGAGATCGTTACGCTTCGACCTACTACAACCCGGAATGGCTAGAAAACAACGGCCTCGATATCGCTCCATGAATAGCCCCGAGATTTGTAGACGCCTTCTTTCCTAATTTTGAGGCAGGAAGAGCATCATGAGCAAATCGAATTTCAGCGAAGAATTTAAGCGTGACGCTGTGCGCCAGATCACGGAGCGAGGCTATCCGGTCGCGGAGGTTTCGCAGCGTCTCGGGGTCAGCCAGCATTCCCTCTACGAATGGAAGAAGAAGTTCGCGGCGTCGAACACGAAGGGCAACGACGAGGCCGAGGAGATCAGGCGGCTGAAGAAGGAAGTGGCTCGCGTCACCGAGGAGTGAGATATCCTAATTTGAAGCCGGACAAGCAATCGATCCAGTGAATCGATTGCCCGGCGGAACGCGGCCGCGTATTTCGCCAGGGATGCAAAGTGATAGTCAAGCGTTCATTGCCCTGCATCGCTTGCAGTTTTCTGTGCGGACGATGTGCCGCCTCCTGCGGGTTCATCCCAGTGGGTTTTACACCTGGCTGAAGAACCCGCGAGCAGGCGAGCCAGCGAGGACAAGCGACAGACCGATCTGCTCCTGAAGGCATGGGAAGAGAGCGGCAAGGTCTACGGCTATCGAAAGCTGCACGACGATCTTCTCAACCAAGGCGAGATGTGCTGCCCGAACCGGGTCGCACGCCTGACACGCATTGCTGGGATCAAGGCGCAGATTGGCTACAAACGCCGTCCCGGCATCTATGGCGGCAGGCCTGCCGTCTCTATCGACAACACACTCGACCGGCAATTTGACGTGGTGGCTCCGGACACGGCCTGGGTCACGGACATCACCTACATCCGGACCTGCGAAGGTTTGGCTTATCTCGCCCAGGCGACAAATGCTTTGCATTTGCGCGGATGTCATCGATCTCTACTCCCGCCGGGTCATCGGCTGGGCGATGCAGAGCCGCCAAACCACGGACGTCGTGTTGCGGGCTCTGCTCATGGCTGTGTGGAGGCGAAAGCCGAAGAACAAGCTGCAGATCCACTCGGATCAGGGCTCGCAGTTCACCAGTATGGACTGGGCCTCGTTCCTCAGGCATCACAATCTGGTTCACTCGATGAGCCGGCGCGGCAACTGCCATGACAATGCGGTGGCTGAGAGCTTCTTCAATCTCCTGAGGCGAGAACGGATACGTCGCAGGGTTTACCGTTCAAGCGATGAAGCACGCCGGGACGTGTTCGATTACATCGAGATGTTCTACAACCCGAAACGCAAACACGTCAGGAACGGTATGCTGTCGCCCGTCGAGTTCGAGAAGCAGCAAAAAATCCAACCCAAGGGTGTCTACGAAACTCGGGGCTATTCTGACTTCCTCACGAGTCATCCCACAGAGCCGGCTTTTTTGCCGCTCGTAGCCAAGTCCTCGTGAGCTAACCCGAAAGGTGCAGTGCGGTCAAAACGGCGTTTGCCTCTGTCAGCTTATTGAGCAGATAAACTACCATCAGCGGCCTGCCCGCTTTGCACCTGCTGAATTGGGAATTTGTGTTTTCTGGGGGGATTTAGCGTTTGATCGCAGTGCTCTGGCGCAGCGGATCGTGGTTTTAGACTATTATTGGATACTGTAGCGCAGGAATTGGTGTTCGTTGGCGGTATTTGCACCTGCGGCCTTCAGGTTATGGTCGGCAGGACGAAGAGCTACGATCGCGAGGGAAGATGAAGTCTTGCCGCCAGCGATAAAATGGACTTTGTTTGGGAAGATTGGTTGCGGGGGCGAGCTTTCATCTTTACTTGCGCTCCAAGCAAGTAAAGATGGTTGCGGGTTTAAATCGCGCAATTTCAGATTATTTAACAATGGCTTCCAGGGATATTGTCATCCCGCAAGGCGAACTTTTTGCAACATGGGCATAGCTACCTCGCCTTCAAACCAGAAGGCGAGCAACCAGTGAAGTCCAATCACTGGTCGGCAGTCTGTTCTCGTTCCCAAGGCGCTGGCCGATTTATCAATTCGACCATTTCTGGAACCGATGCAGCCGGTTCAGATAAGCCCAAGCAAAAATCCGAAAACCCCTCCGGCGTTATGACAATCAAACGCCCATTTATCACGTCGTCTGCGAATCGTAGAATGGAGGTATGCGCAAACTCCGTCAGCGACTGACCGCATTGGTCGGCTGCACGCCTAACCACTGCAGCATCGGCTTCCAAAAGCCGTATCGTTATAATGTCTTTTGTCTCGTCCAAACGATGTACCCGATTGCGACCATTACGTTCCCCTTTTCTACAGCATAATCACTTCGTCTGACTACCGCTTTAGGTACACGAGAGTGCAGACGTTCGAACATATTAGTTCGCCCCTTCAGCTCCGCGTACTGAGTTTCGAACCTGTGCCGCCGTCCTCACTTGCCACTGTGGTTGAACAACTGCCACGCCGGCGAGAACCTGCAAGTGCTGCGAGCCGTTCCGGGAATGACGTTCATCGTTCCAACCATTTGCTTGAACTGCAGGACATCATACTCGGTGTCGCTCGCTTGCAATCTGGCTGTCCGTCGTCGAATGATTTGAGACTTTTTGGGCTTTGGAAGAATGGAGTTTCCGGCTCGGTCTGCGGGTTGATTTAAGCTGCTTTGGCCTGGTGGTTCAAGCGGCGCTGTTTGATGGTGTCTCGTTTGATCCTTTCGCGTTCGAGCAGGATGGTCTGACCGCGCCCGAAGTAGACTTCGGCCGGGGTGAGATTGTCGAGGCTCTCGTGATATCGGCGATGATTGTAGTGCTCGACGAAGGCCGCGATCTGCGCTTCTAGGTCTTCCTGGAAGAAGTAGTTTTCGAGCAGGATGCGGTTCTTGAGTGTTTGGTGCCAACGCTCGATCTTGCCCTGCGTTTGCGGATGGCCGGGAGCACCGTGGACCTGGTCGATCTTGTATTTCTCCAGCCATTCACCGAGATCGGAGGCGACGTAACACGGGCCGTTGTCGGACAGCAGGCGTGGCCGGTGCTCGACCTTGACCTTGTCGCAGCCTGATGCGGCCAATGCCAGATCGAGCGTGTCGGTGACGTCATCGACTTTCATGCCGGTGCACAGCTTCCAGGCGATGACGTAACGGGAATAGTCGTCGAGAATGGTAGACAGGTAGAACCATCCCCAGCCAATGACCTTCAGATAGGTGAAGTCGGTTTGCCATATCTCGTTCGGCCGCGTGGTCTTGTCCTTGAACTCGTCGTTGGCCTTGATGACGATATAGGCAGGCGACGTAATCAGGTCATGGGCCTTGAGCAGGCGATAGACCGAAGCCTCTGACACAAAATAGCTTTCCGTGTCGGTGAACTTCACCGCCAGTTCGCGTGGCGAAAGATCGGCATGATCCAGCGCCATGGTGATGATCCGGTCCCTGACATCGTCGGGAATGCGGTTCCACACCCGTGATGGCGCAGACGTCCGGTCTTCCAGACCTTCGACGCCATGGGTCTGGAAGCGATCATACCAGCGGTAGAAGGTCGGCCTTGGGATGCCGAGCTTGTCGAGGGTTTGCCTGGCCGACAGGTGCGCCTGCTCAACGAGCCGGATGATCTCAAGCTTTTCGGTAGCGGGATATCTCATTCCTCGTCGCCCCCATCCCCGATCATGCTTTTTTTGAGCAGGCGGTTCTCCAGGGTGAGATCGGCCAGCGCCTCTTTCAGGTCGCGGCTCTCCTTGCGCAGAGCCTTTACCTCGTCACTGGTCGCCGAGCGGGCGGTGTCGCCTGCAAGGCGCTTCTTGCCCGCTTCGAGGAATTCCTTCGACCAGCTATAATACAGGCTTTCGGTGATCCCCTCGCGGCGGCAGATCGCAGCGATGCTGTCTTCGCCACGCAGCCCTTCAAGCACGATGCGGATCTTCTCCTCCGACGAATGATGCTTGCGCGTGGCACGGCGGATGTCCTTGATCGTCTTTTCGGCCGCTGATGTTTGCGGCCCGGTTTTCTGTCTCATCTTCGCTTCCTTTGAATGAGCTACGATGAGCTGAAAATCCTCTCTTCTCAATTAAACCAGTTCTGTCTCAAGGGCGCTGATGTCCGACACGGATCCACTTGTCGACGTCGGCAACGTCGTAGATTTCGCCGAGTGGCAACAGAAAAACTTCAGTGCGAACGCCGCTGAAGTGTTTGAGAACTATCTCCCAGCGGGAAGTAGAACCACGCCCGGAGAAAAATTACATCTGTACGTCCGACATTTGCATTCGAGGATTCATGGTGGCCGTTAGTAGCGAGAGCCAACTTTCCCTCGGATCGTGGTCAAATGGTGATTTTGCCCATACAGCGGCCCTTAATACAGGCGCCGGCGCGGACGTCGATTTGCCGCCGGAGGTTCGCTTTCTCGGCGGCGTGGCAAAGCTGCTACAACGTCGACTTAGTGGTGCGGCGGATCACGAGGAACCCTCAAGGCCGGCCATCTTTCTGCTCCAACCTAATCCGATTGGCTTGTCTACGGATAGCCAGCCGAAGCGTGTCCCAATGCTGGATAATGGTTTGACCCCGGTCGCCGGTCGCCTTTGGTTCGTCGGCCAAGTCGTAGTATCCGGCAAGTACATCGAACTCGAGGATTCGGATGACGACGGTCTTTTTAATCTTATCTCGGGGCTAGGCCTCGGCACAGTCCCTGCCGTCCTGTTCGACCCAAGGACATCAGTTCCATCGGTGAGATTTTATCCTGCGGGACTGGATGACTTAGATAACTGCCAGCATGTAACCGTTGATAATCATTCGGTGACGCTATCAGAAATCTACGACGTCATAGATAAAGTTCATCAGCAATGCCTCATAACGCCGGAGGCCCAACCAAAGGCGGGCAAGCTTTGGAAGGAAAATCAGAAATGGTGGGCATCTGAGCAGGCTGAAGATCTGGTACAGCTTTATCTTCGCACTGGGTTAACTACGGCATTCCCAACTTGCACGGTTCGGCACGAACAGACAGGAATACCTGGCCGTCTGGATCTCGAGATCGAGCAGATCAACCCTCATGTCGATGGCGGGCTAATTCGCCATGCCGTTCTTGAGTTGAAGGTGTTACGCAGTTTTGGGAGTACTGGGACGAAGGTTTCAGACAGCGACACCCTTGCCTGGGTCGATTCAGGCGTCAGACAAGCTGCGTCTTACCGAGATGAGCGTGGCGCGCTCGCCGCCACGTTGTGCTGCTTCGATATGCGCACAGTATCGACTGGAGAGGCCTGCTTCGACCATGTTAGAGAGCTTGCCGCTACGCTTTCTGTAGACCTAAAGGCGTGGTATGTTTTCGCGACATCGGCTCATTACCGTGAAGCAACAACATCAGCGGCCGTTAGTCAGAACTAGCAGATCTTCCGAAAGATCAAACTGACCGCCTTGCTGAGCAGACGCACGCATTGATCGGCACGGTTCCACGAACTCAACTGTCCATCCCTGTGCCACTGATAGTTCTGCCAGGATTGTTGCGGTTTTAATATGGACGTCCGAATAGCGGCTGTCCCCCACCACCATCCACACTGATCCATCTTCGCGAATTCGCGTTTTCAACGCGCGGAGAATTGCTTCCATGTCTGCGAAATAGGCCCCGACCATTTGAGGTATTCGAGAGTCCCAGAGATCGGCCCGTCGCGTTTCAAGTGAATGACTAACGTCTTTAAGCGTCGAGGAGGCAGCGGGGGGAGGAGCAAATTCCCTTGATATCTGCACATGCGATGAAAGTGTTGATTCCCTCAGCCTCTGGTTTGCCAAAGATCCATTTAGATAACCAAGGACCCAAAGCTCAACGTTATAGACGTCGGTGTAGTCGAACGAATTCGGATAGGGTGGAGAAAAAACGCAGAGATCAACGACACCCCCGTTTTGCAACAATTGCCTCGAGTCACCTCGTTTGAGCTCATAGCCCGCGCATGCCCTTCGGGTATATTTGTGGATTTCCTCGATCGCCCGCTGTGCTGACCTGACAAATAGATCACTCACATCCTCCGCTGATTTTCTCCTGGTTTCCCATCCACGACGGTAGCGCCTCCCTTTGCCATTTACGATAATATTACTCACTTCGACTAGGATGCCTCCTAGGAGAACCTTGAACAGTCTGCGGTGAGAAGCATCGTCCAGCAGTTCGATCGCGCTAATAAAGGCGCAAATCCTTTCCGCAACAACTCGATCGAATATCCACCGCCCACCAATTCCAGGCTCTACAAACGTGGGCGGAAATTCGGCTAGACGCGTCTCGCTGTCTGTTTTGCGCCAGGACGATCGAATGATGGACCCGAGATCCCGGGCAAGGAGGTCAGCATTGTAGCTTGTCAGCTTCGCTTCAATAAGATCCGCCAGAAACGGGTTAACTTCAATGGTCTCAGGCCTTACGCCAAGGAACTGACACGATAAGGCGGTAGTCCCTGATCCTCCGAAGGGATCGACGCAAGTTTTTACCGGGATTTTGCTTTGAGAAACAGCCCTCGCTATAAGCTCCGGCGCGAACGATTCTTTAAAGTGCTTCCACTTCTGAAACGGCAATTCTTCTGCACCAGCATTTGTCCCCCAAGAGACCAATTTTCTGCCACGGGTCCAGTCATCAAAAGTTACAAGCATCTCACAATCCCCTTCATTGGATTGATAGAACGCTTTGGTTAATGTTCCATTTTGCACGCTTGATTGCTTTTCCGAATTTGCCGTCCTCAAATTACACCCCACGCCCGAAACCTCCCCTCCCCCCGTCATCTCACGCAGACCGAGCTCGGAAACGATACGCCGCGCGGCCTGTGGTGTGAGTTCGAGAGTTTTTGCAATAATACATAATTTGAATGCCGATATTTCAAACAGTAAGAAATTAATACTATGCATATATATTTCTTTATTATGCCGTGCGACAATGCTCGTTGTATGACATTCCTCCTCGCGAGGGCGTCTGTGGCGTCATCGGAAAGATATGCATTCCGCGTTGGCGCTTTCGGCCTTTCAGAGGTGCGACATTGAACTGCCGCCGCATCGTATATCCCTCGGACACGCCGGAAGATCCGCGCGAACGTGCGCCCCGCTTTGCACCTGTCGATTTCGGAATTTGTTTTTTAATGTCAGAGATTTAGCGTCTGATCGCAGTGCTATGGCGTACTGGATCGTAGTCTTGGGCTATTGTGGGATATTTTAGCGTAGGATTTGGTTGCGGGGGCTGACAACCGCTGTAATCGAACGGCCCTGAGATGTTTCGTCTGAATACACACAAGCGCTGGAATGCGCCAACAAATAACCGAATTCTATAATAAGGTGGCTTGTAAAGCGATGACCGCAAAAAACACGACACTCACTCTCGAACATATCGAAGACGCCGAACTGGTCGCATGGATGAGAGAGCAACTGGTACGAATAAAAGGCTTCCTGTTCGATCACGAAGCTGATGAAGAAATGATATCAGCTATCGACCAAGCGATTGAGGACAATGAGAATTGGTCTGATCCCGAAAACTACGATTTACTCAATAACACGTCTTCTGGATCATGTTAAATGCACCTTCTAAATTCTATAAATTTTTAGATTTAAATTTCAGACTCATGCAAGTATCGCCCCTGCCAAAGATTTATAGAAATAAAGGGTGTTGCTGTGCTTAAGCCAAAACGATAGCCACAATGACTGCCTTGAGATGTCATATTTGGGGCCGTGACCTGATAGTCCCCTTGTGGAGAGCGAGGCGGAGAAAGCGAACTTAAACTGTGTGTTCGGAACACATAGATGCAGTTCGAATCTCCTCCGGTGAGACGTGCGGGATAGTGATGAGGACTATATCTACTCTATAGCCCTATACACCCCTACAAAGTAGGCTGGCCAACGGGGACGGCCATCACCGTTGGCCCTCACGCAGTTCCTGACGCGACAAAGTGTGTCAGTACGATTTCTGTCATTCTGTCTTGCCAGATTGCTGGCCATACAGAATTCTGTTATCTGCTTGTTCACTTGCGCTGAAAAGAGGAACGGAATCATGGCGAACGGCAAAGCGACTAAAGCGCTGGCTTCTGCCAACCATCCCTCCGTAGAGAAGCTCGAAACCCTGAATTTCAAGGTTCCGGTCGACTTCAAGAAGGCATTTAAAGGATACGCCGTCGCCCAAGGTATGACGATGGTCGACTTGCTGCGTGAAGGGTTCGAACTCAGCAAAGCCAGCCGTAAGTCGTGATGCAGCCGATCAGGAACGGAACATAACATGTCCGCCATCGGCGATAGAACGGCTTGGATCGAACAACTGGATGTCAGCGATGTCCAGATCGATGGTCTTATCCGGATTGCAGGATATTTGCCCGAAGGGCGTCCGCCCGAGGAAGTCGTGGCGATGGAGAAGGCCGCCTCATATGGCGCGTATGCGGTATTCTTCGAAGCGGAAACGCAAGGTAGGCCGGGTGCACCACAAGCCTTCATATTCCTTGGCAATGGTCCGGCCGATGATCCGGCGTTCGCAGAACTGCACAAGCGGATCTGGAGTTGGGGCGGAGTTCCACTTCTTTATCGCCGTCTTCCGGGTCTGGTTCAGCTCTTCCGCTGCGCCCACAAGGCTGATTTTGTTTCGGCTTCTGGCGATCTCGTTTGCAAACCGGTCAAGACTTTGGCTCTCGCCGCACGCATCAACGCTCGCGAAGCTTGGTGGGACGCCGAGCGGCTTCGGAATAGCACCCTGTGGGATGACCCGGCCGCGTGCAAGCTACTGCTTTCCTCGTCCAAATCGGCGCATCGTCGTCTGGTCGATGCGGTCGGCGATCTGCATAACCGATTGAAACAAAGTGGACTGCTGAACGCTAGGCTTCGTCGTCGGCTGCTCATCCTCTCCTTGCTCATTGCCTATCTGGAAGAGCGTGGCGCATTGCCTGCGGACTTTTTCGGGCAATTCAGCGAAGGTGCCACTCGTTTTTTCCATGTCATGGCGGATGGCCCAGCACTGGTCCGAATTCTTCGCGCCCTTGAAACCCGCTTTAACGGCCATGTTTTCAGGATTGAGGAGGAAGACCGGGCTGCTCTTGAAAACAGCACCGAACTACATGGATTCAGCGCTCTGCTAGAGGCACGCGAGGAGGTTGGAGGCCAACTTAACCTATGGGCACTCTACTCCTTCCGCGATCTACCGGTCGAGGTTATCAGTCATATCTATCAACTGTTCGTCTCTGACACCGACAGTTCAGTTTATACGCCTCCCTCTCTTGTCCGATTGATGCTAGACGAGGCCTTGAGCTGGCGTCGGCTGGACCGGCTGATCGACCGGGGAGAACTTATCCTAGATCCGGCCTGCGGCTCGGGAATCTTTCTAGTCGAGGCCTATAAGCGACTGGTGCTGCACTGGCGAAGCCGGAACGGCTGGGCCAGGCCAGGCGTCGATGTTTTGCGCACATTGATCGAACGGCTTCGTGGGATTGACGTCGAAGGTG
The window above is part of the Rhizobium sp. ACO-34A genome. Proteins encoded here:
- a CDS encoding transcriptional regulator, whose product is MKDVSRLAGVSKMTVSRTLADPSLVSADTRERVMRAIEQLGYVPDKVASALSSRRTKFVSLILPTLTNSNFAGTAQGLATALRAEDYQLLIGYTLYSLEEEERLVRTMLARRPDAVVLASTTHTKATTEMLLRAHVPVVEIWDIPDRPIDYAIGFSNFEVGRLAARYLISLGHRRIAAMGHRNDCEALDVRGENRLNGFAAALREAGLPDDLVVRNCIAPASYAHGAESIGVVLERAPDVEAVFAVADISAVGALMECHRRHIKVPEQISIIGFGDFDIGRQCVPSISTIRVDAEDIGRRTGEHLLRVIGSESGRSDSSSSHVEDAGFTLLPRETTMLKVRTDTGVTEQLAD
- a CDS encoding transcriptional regulator; protein product: MPKIDEIDTKILGELQRDAAQSQRELAEKVGLSQNACWRRIRSMEESGIIESQTVRLNAQALGYGLVVFAVIRTRSHSAEWLQRFRAHVSSIPDITDFYRIGGDYDYLLRIVTRDMKSYDDVYQRLIDKLDLETVTSYFAMEAIAINRPIAL